One window from the genome of Haloprofundus halobius encodes:
- a CDS encoding ferredoxin — translation MRIEFDRDTCIGMYQCVDEWEAFEKNMDEGKADLEGSEEVDDQLFVREVPEDAEFDAEFAARVCPVDAIVLYDDDGEQVVP, via the coding sequence ATGCGAATCGAGTTCGACCGCGACACCTGTATCGGGATGTACCAGTGCGTCGACGAGTGGGAGGCGTTCGAGAAGAACATGGACGAGGGGAAGGCGGACCTCGAAGGGAGCGAGGAGGTCGACGACCAACTGTTCGTCCGTGAGGTGCCCGAAGACGCCGAGTTCGACGCGGAGTTCGCCGCCCGCGTCTGCCCCGTCGACGCCATCGTACTGTACGACGACGACGGCGAGCAGGTAGTTCCGTAG
- a CDS encoding RNA-guided endonuclease InsQ/TnpB family protein, producing MKRVNTFEVVPQTEKDKECLLRLLDASASLWNELTYERRQNYFGDGDVWDTSEYRGRYNGFVGSATVQQVTRKNSEAWRSFFALKERGEYANPPSYWGNEEDGRELRTYIRCNQYTIQWGTRSRLEIPVGQELKDEHGLGYHERLRLEVRGNPKWNGKQGRLELEYDEVNDTFRAFQPVTVPDSRLDSPLASEEAALDVGANNLVACSTTTGSQYLYDGRELFGRFRETTDEISRLQSKLPERRSLSESRKTKSSGRLRERRYSSKRIRQLYRQRTKRRDHAQNALVRDLVERLYEEGVATVYVGDLTDVLETHWSVRVNEKTHNFWAFKKFIHRLACVCEEYGISLEAESEAWTSQTCPECGDHEETVRHGDTLTCPCGFEAHADLTASETFLRENSDCEVRPMARPVRFEWDDHDWSGKPHPHESPKEVRTNPQVASMGR from the coding sequence ATGAAGCGCGTCAACACCTTCGAGGTGGTTCCACAGACCGAGAAGGACAAAGAGTGCCTCCTACGTCTACTCGACGCCTCCGCCTCCCTGTGGAACGAACTGACCTACGAACGTCGTCAGAACTACTTCGGAGACGGTGACGTGTGGGACACGTCCGAGTATCGAGGACGCTACAACGGTTTCGTTGGAAGCGCGACTGTCCAACAGGTCACGCGCAAGAACAGCGAAGCGTGGCGGTCGTTTTTCGCCCTCAAGGAGAGGGGCGAGTACGCCAACCCACCGTCGTACTGGGGCAACGAGGAGGACGGACGCGAACTCCGAACCTACATTCGGTGCAACCAGTACACGATTCAGTGGGGGACGCGGTCGCGTCTCGAAATCCCCGTCGGGCAAGAACTGAAAGACGAACACGGACTCGGCTACCACGAACGACTCCGCCTCGAAGTCCGAGGCAACCCAAAGTGGAACGGGAAACAGGGTCGTCTGGAACTCGAATACGACGAAGTGAACGACACGTTCAGGGCTTTCCAACCAGTCACCGTACCTGATTCTCGACTGGATTCACCACTGGCTTCCGAAGAAGCCGCCCTCGACGTTGGCGCGAACAACCTCGTCGCGTGTTCCACGACTACTGGTTCCCAGTACCTCTACGACGGTCGGGAGTTGTTCGGACGGTTCCGCGAGACGACCGACGAAATCTCCCGCCTACAGTCGAAATTGCCCGAGAGACGGAGTCTCTCGGAATCACGAAAGACGAAGTCTTCCGGACGACTCCGAGAGAGACGCTACAGTTCCAAGCGGATTCGACAGCTGTACCGACAGCGGACGAAGCGCCGTGACCACGCACAGAACGCGCTGGTGCGCGACCTCGTTGAACGGCTGTACGAGGAAGGCGTGGCGACGGTGTACGTGGGCGATTTGACCGACGTTCTGGAAACGCACTGGTCGGTCAGGGTGAACGAGAAGACGCACAACTTCTGGGCGTTCAAGAAGTTCATCCACCGTCTCGCGTGCGTCTGTGAGGAGTACGGCATCTCTCTCGAAGCCGAGTCGGAAGCGTGGACGAGTCAGACGTGTCCCGAGTGTGGCGACCACGAGGAAACGGTTCGCCACGGGGATACGCTGACGTGTCCGTGTGGATTCGAGGCCCACGCCGACCTCACGGCGTCAGAGACATTCCTTCGAGAAAACAGCGATTGCGAAGTCAGGCCGATGGCACGGCCCGTGCGATTCGAGTGGGATGACCACGACTGGTCGGGGAAACCACACCCTCACGAAAGTCCCAAAGAAGTGCGCACGAACCCGCAAGTTGCCTCCATGGGCCGGTAG
- a CDS encoding DEAD/DEAH box helicase, which produces MAATDEVAYVEHPLLAPSFIERRLYQIQLAGTARDGHTLVCLPTGLGKTTVSLLVTAERLSEVGGKSLLLAPTKPLVQQHADFYREALSIPDDDIVVFTGDVRPDDRAALWNDAQIVIATPQVVENDLVGGRVSLEHVTHLTFDECHRGTGDYAYVYIAERYHQDAGNALVTGMSASPGGDKEDILTVCENLGLVDVTVMTEDDADVAEYTYDTEVEWERIGLPEEILTIRNALNEVIKDRLSKLKSLGVTRATSPDISQKQLNGIRAELQKMINADDGDGYKGMSVHAEVMKLRRAVELVETQSVESVRRYFERQRNAARSSGASKASQRLVAEPKVREAMRLAESFDELHPKFSKTRILLAETLGLGGGERVIVFTESRDTAEALTEFLSQSFDARRFVGQGDKEGSDGMTQKQQQETLDAFRAGEFEVLVSTSVAEEGLDVPEVDLVLFYEPVPTAIRSIQRKGRTGRQTEGRVIVLMAEDTRDEAYFWISRRKESQMEDELKKLKGVADEVEDELDDSQQSLDAFEGSAGGESGPSVREKRMQPGLTDFSESETNDDADTVDSEEGPATDADSEDGVVAAVGGRDDEELVEIVADQRELDSTIARDLSTREGVRTRLETLAVGDYVLSDRVAVERKSVSDFLDTLTGGDRSLFEQVADMSRHYSRPIVVIEGDRLYEERNVHPNAIRGALSSLAVDFGVSVLRTEDEKDTADLLEVIATREQASAERSVNVHGEKSAKTLDEQQEYVVSSIADIGPVSARALLEHFGSVEAVMTASKDDLLEVHGVGEVTADRIREVVGSTY; this is translated from the coding sequence ATGGCCGCCACCGACGAGGTCGCCTACGTCGAACACCCGCTTCTCGCCCCCAGTTTCATCGAGCGCCGCCTCTACCAGATACAACTCGCCGGAACCGCCCGAGACGGCCACACGCTCGTCTGTCTCCCCACCGGTCTGGGAAAGACCACCGTCAGCCTCCTCGTCACGGCCGAACGCCTTTCGGAGGTCGGCGGCAAATCACTCCTCCTCGCACCGACGAAACCGCTCGTCCAGCAGCACGCCGACTTCTACCGCGAAGCCCTCTCGATACCGGACGACGACATCGTCGTCTTCACCGGCGACGTTCGCCCGGACGACCGGGCGGCGCTGTGGAACGATGCCCAAATCGTCATCGCAACGCCACAAGTCGTCGAGAACGACCTCGTCGGCGGCAGAGTGAGCCTCGAACACGTTACCCACCTCACGTTCGACGAGTGTCACCGCGGCACCGGTGACTACGCCTACGTCTACATCGCCGAGCGCTATCACCAGGACGCCGGAAACGCGCTCGTCACCGGGATGAGCGCGTCGCCCGGCGGCGACAAGGAGGATATCCTCACCGTCTGCGAGAACCTCGGTCTCGTCGACGTGACGGTGATGACCGAGGACGACGCCGACGTGGCCGAGTACACCTACGACACCGAGGTGGAGTGGGAGCGAATCGGCCTCCCCGAGGAGATTCTGACGATTCGCAACGCGCTCAACGAGGTCATCAAAGACCGACTGAGCAAGTTAAAATCGCTCGGCGTGACGCGGGCGACGAGTCCCGACATCTCCCAGAAGCAACTGAACGGCATCCGCGCCGAGTTGCAGAAGATGATCAACGCCGACGACGGCGACGGCTACAAGGGAATGTCCGTCCACGCGGAGGTGATGAAACTCCGGCGGGCGGTCGAACTCGTCGAAACGCAGAGCGTCGAATCCGTCCGTCGGTACTTCGAGCGCCAGCGCAACGCCGCCCGCTCGTCGGGGGCGTCGAAAGCGAGTCAGCGACTCGTTGCTGAACCGAAAGTGCGAGAGGCGATGCGTCTGGCGGAGTCGTTCGACGAACTCCACCCCAAGTTCTCGAAGACGCGCATCCTCCTCGCCGAGACGCTCGGTCTCGGCGGCGGCGAGCGCGTCATCGTCTTCACCGAGTCCCGTGACACCGCCGAAGCGCTCACCGAATTTCTTTCACAGAGTTTCGACGCCCGGCGGTTCGTCGGGCAGGGCGACAAAGAGGGGTCGGACGGGATGACCCAGAAGCAACAGCAGGAGACGCTCGACGCGTTTCGGGCTGGTGAGTTCGAGGTGCTCGTCTCCACCTCCGTCGCCGAGGAGGGCCTCGACGTGCCGGAGGTCGACCTCGTGCTCTTCTACGAACCCGTGCCGACGGCGATTCGCTCCATCCAGCGGAAGGGTCGGACCGGACGGCAGACCGAGGGTCGCGTCATCGTCCTCATGGCCGAAGACACGCGCGACGAGGCGTACTTCTGGATCTCGCGGCGCAAGGAGAGCCAGATGGAGGACGAGTTGAAGAAGTTGAAGGGCGTCGCCGACGAAGTCGAAGACGAACTCGACGACTCTCAGCAGAGCCTCGACGCCTTCGAAGGGAGCGCGGGCGGAGAAAGCGGACCGAGCGTCCGCGAGAAACGGATGCAACCCGGACTGACGGATTTCTCCGAGTCGGAGACGAACGACGATGCCGACACAGTCGACAGCGAAGAAGGCCCCGCCACCGACGCCGACAGCGAGGACGGCGTCGTCGCTGCTGTCGGCGGCCGCGACGACGAGGAACTCGTCGAAATCGTCGCCGACCAGCGCGAACTCGACTCGACCATCGCTCGCGACCTCTCGACGCGCGAGGGAGTCCGGACCCGACTCGAAACGCTCGCCGTCGGCGACTACGTGCTCTCGGATCGCGTTGCCGTCGAACGGAAATCCGTCTCGGACTTTCTCGACACGCTCACCGGCGGCGACCGCTCGCTGTTTGAGCAGGTCGCCGACATGTCGAGACACTACTCGCGGCCCATCGTCGTCATCGAGGGCGACCGACTGTACGAGGAACGAAACGTCCACCCGAACGCGATTCGCGGTGCGCTCTCCAGTCTCGCCGTCGACTTCGGCGTGAGCGTGCTCCGGACGGAAGACGAGAAGGACACCGCCGACCTGCTGGAGGTCATCGCGACGCGCGAGCAGGCGAGCGCCGAGCGGTCGGTCAACGTCCACGGCGAGAAGAGCGCGAAGACGCTCGACGAGCAGCAGGAGTACGTCGTCAGTTCCATCGCCGACATCGGTCCGGTCTCCGCGCGGGCGCTGTTGGAGCACTTCGGCTCCGTCGAGGCCGTGATGACCGCGTCGAAGGACGACCTGCTCGAGGTCCACGGCGTCGGCGAAGTGACCGCCGACCGCATCCGCGAGGTTGTCGGCAGTACGTATTAG
- the mdh gene encoding malate dehydrogenase, which produces MTKVSVVGAAGTVGAAAGYNIALRDICDELVFVDIPDMEDKTVGQAADTNHGVAYDSNTVVRQGGYEDTAGSDVVVITAGIPRKEGQTRIDLAGDNAPIMEDIGSSLAEYNDDFVSITTSNPVDLLNRHLYEVGDRDRHTVIGFGGRLDSARFRYVLSERFNAPVKNVEATILGEHGDAQVPVFSKVRVDGRDPEFTDDEREEILSDLQESAMDVISRKGATQWGPATGVAHMVEAVLRDTGEVLPGSLVLNGEYGYEDTAFGVPVKLGSEGIVEVVDWDLDEYEEDLMDDAAEKLRDQYDKIS; this is translated from the coding sequence ATGACGAAAGTGAGCGTGGTCGGTGCCGCCGGGACGGTGGGCGCCGCCGCTGGGTACAACATCGCACTTCGGGATATCTGCGACGAACTCGTCTTCGTCGACATCCCGGACATGGAGGACAAGACGGTCGGGCAGGCGGCCGACACGAACCACGGCGTCGCGTATGACTCGAACACCGTCGTCCGACAGGGCGGCTACGAGGACACCGCCGGCTCCGACGTCGTCGTCATCACGGCCGGTATCCCGCGCAAGGAGGGTCAGACACGCATCGACCTCGCGGGCGACAACGCGCCCATCATGGAGGACATCGGCTCCTCGCTCGCCGAGTACAACGACGACTTCGTCTCCATCACCACCTCGAACCCGGTCGACCTGCTTAACCGTCACCTCTACGAGGTCGGTGACCGCGACCGCCACACGGTCATCGGCTTCGGCGGCCGCCTCGACTCGGCGCGCTTCCGCTACGTGCTCTCGGAACGCTTCAATGCGCCCGTCAAGAACGTCGAAGCGACGATTCTCGGCGAACACGGCGACGCGCAGGTGCCGGTGTTCTCGAAGGTCCGCGTCGACGGCCGCGACCCCGAGTTCACCGACGACGAGCGAGAGGAGATTCTCTCCGACCTCCAGGAGTCGGCGATGGACGTCATCAGCCGGAAGGGAGCGACCCAGTGGGGGCCGGCGACGGGCGTCGCTCACATGGTCGAAGCCGTCCTCCGCGATACCGGCGAGGTACTGCCGGGGAGTCTCGTCCTCAACGGCGAATACGGGTACGAAGATACCGCCTTCGGCGTTCCGGTCAAACTCGGTTCGGAGGGTATCGTCGAAGTCGTCGACTGGGACCTCGACGAGTACGAAGAGGACCTCATGGACGACGCCGCCGAGAAACTCCGCGACCAGTACGACAAAATCTCGTAA
- a CDS encoding Sjogren's syndrome/scleroderma autoantigen 1 family protein, producing MSEFDKEAEREKLRKKFARDEEKRKSTQRMSELLLKGATMTNRHCDTCGDPIFRYQDQEFCPTCQNAQVAESNGAAQTGDSKRVTDETPTTDATRTAESEPGQEAAENDGDPEVELTSESQAPQRAPAAETDRSTATGTASAPTESADASTVPNQPKQHAESDLSEARAALVRTVTRYATAAESADDPRRATELLSAAREAAETLSALNR from the coding sequence ATGAGCGAGTTCGACAAGGAGGCCGAGCGCGAGAAACTTCGGAAGAAGTTCGCCCGCGACGAGGAGAAGCGCAAATCCACCCAGCGGATGAGCGAACTCCTGTTGAAAGGCGCGACGATGACGAACAGACACTGCGACACCTGCGGCGACCCTATCTTCCGCTATCAGGACCAGGAGTTCTGCCCGACGTGTCAGAACGCGCAGGTCGCAGAATCGAACGGGGCGGCACAAACCGGCGACTCGAAGCGGGTGACCGACGAGACACCGACCACCGACGCGACGCGAACTGCCGAGAGCGAACCCGGACAGGAAGCGGCCGAGAACGACGGAGACCCCGAGGTCGAACTGACGTCGGAGTCGCAGGCCCCCCAGCGCGCACCCGCGGCCGAGACCGACCGCTCTACCGCGACCGGAACCGCGTCGGCACCGACGGAGTCGGCAGACGCGTCCACGGTACCGAATCAGCCGAAACAACACGCAGAGAGCGACTTGAGCGAAGCGCGCGCCGCGCTCGTCCGGACGGTGACGCGCTACGCGACCGCCGCCGAGTCGGCCGACGACCCTCGACGCGCCACGGAACTACTGTCAGCCGCGAGAGAGGCCGCGGAGACGTTGTCGGCGCTGAATCGGTAG
- a CDS encoding excinuclease ABC subunit C — MDASGVRERATELPREPGVYQFLADDTVLYVGKAVDLRSRVRSYADPRSDRIRRMVRRAERVDFAVTDTETQALLLEANLIKRHQPKYNVRLKDDKSYPLVQLTDHPVPRIEVTRDPEEGSTVFGPYTDKGRVDVVVKALRETYGVRGCSDHKYSGRDRPCLDYEMGLCTAPCTGEISEETYREDANSVVRFFEGETGVLADPLRRAMEEAAQNQEFERAANLRDKLDAVESFHSGGGEAVSGRSHEREVDVLGAAIEGDTATVARLHSERGQLVDRSRHRLQAPEGEDRVAEVLAAFIPQYYAERRLPDALLLSERPDDGELFAWLEAEGVAVRVPGTGREAKLVELALKNARRGPARGDELGALADALGIPRPTRIEGFDVSHAQGKAVVGSDVCFVDGGGGAGQNSRGAIAEKADYRRKKLPDRNDDYANMRELIRWRAQRAVEGRDDRPDPDLLLIDGGDGQLGAAQDALREAGWDVPVVALAKDEELVIADSGVYNWPNDAPHLHVLQRVRDEAHRFAVSYHQTLRDDVRTVLDDVPGVGPTTRRNLLRRFGSVDNVRTASADDLRDVPGVGEKTATALKQRLSGREDLA, encoded by the coding sequence ATGGACGCGAGCGGCGTTCGCGAACGTGCAACCGAGTTACCGAGAGAGCCGGGTGTCTACCAGTTTCTGGCCGACGACACGGTTCTCTACGTAGGGAAGGCCGTCGACCTCAGGAGCCGCGTCCGGTCGTACGCCGACCCGCGCAGCGACCGCATCCGACGGATGGTCCGACGAGCAGAGAGAGTCGACTTCGCCGTCACCGACACCGAGACGCAGGCGCTGTTGCTGGAGGCGAACCTCATCAAGCGCCACCAGCCGAAGTACAACGTCCGCCTGAAGGACGACAAATCCTACCCGCTCGTCCAGTTGACCGACCACCCCGTCCCGCGCATCGAGGTGACGCGCGACCCCGAAGAAGGGTCGACCGTCTTCGGCCCGTACACCGACAAAGGGCGCGTGGACGTCGTCGTGAAGGCGCTCCGCGAGACGTACGGCGTCCGCGGCTGTTCGGATCACAAGTACAGCGGCCGCGACCGCCCCTGTCTCGACTACGAGATGGGGCTGTGTACGGCCCCGTGTACCGGCGAGATCTCGGAGGAAACCTACCGGGAGGACGCGAACTCCGTCGTTCGGTTCTTCGAGGGCGAGACGGGCGTGCTCGCCGACCCGCTCCGACGGGCAATGGAAGAAGCGGCACAGAATCAGGAGTTCGAGCGCGCGGCGAACCTCCGCGACAAACTCGACGCCGTCGAATCGTTCCACAGCGGCGGCGGCGAAGCGGTGTCGGGGCGGAGCCACGAACGCGAAGTCGACGTGCTGGGTGCGGCCATCGAGGGCGACACGGCCACGGTCGCCCGACTGCACAGCGAGCGTGGACAGTTGGTCGACCGGTCGCGACACCGCCTGCAAGCGCCCGAGGGCGAGGACCGAGTCGCCGAGGTGCTGGCGGCGTTCATCCCGCAGTACTACGCCGAGCGGCGACTGCCAGACGCGCTGCTGCTCTCGGAGCGACCGGACGACGGTGAGTTGTTCGCGTGGCTCGAAGCAGAGGGCGTCGCCGTCCGCGTTCCCGGGACGGGACGGGAGGCGAAACTGGTCGAACTCGCGCTGAAGAACGCCCGCCGTGGTCCCGCCCGCGGCGACGAACTCGGCGCGCTGGCGGACGCGCTCGGGATTCCGCGGCCGACGCGAATCGAGGGGTTCGACGTGAGCCACGCGCAAGGGAAAGCCGTCGTCGGTAGTGACGTCTGTTTCGTCGACGGAGGTGGCGGAGCGGGACAGAACTCCCGCGGAGCTATCGCGGAAAAAGCGGATTATCGGCGAAAGAAGCTCCCCGACAGAAACGACGACTACGCGAACATGCGCGAGTTGATCCGCTGGCGGGCGCAGCGCGCCGTCGAGGGCCGCGACGACAGACCGGATCCCGATTTACTGCTCATCGACGGCGGCGACGGCCAATTGGGCGCGGCACAGGACGCACTCCGTGAAGCGGGGTGGGACGTGCCCGTCGTCGCGCTGGCGAAAGACGAGGAGCTGGTCATCGCCGATTCGGGGGTGTACAACTGGCCGAACGACGCGCCGCATCTCCACGTCCTCCAGCGCGTCCGCGACGAGGCGCACCGATTCGCCGTCTCCTACCATCAGACGCTGCGCGACGACGTGAGGACGGTGTTGGACGACGTCCCCGGCGTCGGTCCCACCACGCGACGGAATCTGCTCAGACGGTTCGGGAGCGTCGACAACGTCCGCACCGCGTCGGCGGACGACCTCCGCGACGTCCCCGGCGTCGGCGAGAAGACGGCGACGGCGCTCAAACAGCGTCTCTCGGGCAGGGAAGACCTCGCTTGA
- the tnpA gene encoding IS200/IS605 family transposase: protein MVKSTRHAKYELYYHIVFVPKSGGIENSADLAEPDSAQYRRSYLTGKTKERLETIFAEICEDKDLELAECEVMPDHVHLFIGSPPKNAPSLIVNWVKGISARKYNQRHDDRVKWTRSYYVGTAGSASKGAVERYIAEQEGNDT from the coding sequence ATGGTAAAGAGTACCCGTCACGCGAAATACGAACTCTACTACCACATAGTGTTCGTGCCGAAATCTGGCGGAATCGAAAATTCCGCTGACCTCGCGGAACCGGATTCCGCTCAGTATCGGCGTTCGTACCTGACGGGGAAGACAAAGGAACGTCTCGAAACCATCTTCGCGGAAATCTGTGAGGACAAAGACCTTGAACTGGCCGAGTGCGAGGTCATGCCCGACCACGTACACCTGTTCATCGGGAGTCCACCGAAGAACGCCCCGTCACTCATCGTCAACTGGGTCAAGGGCATCTCCGCGCGGAAGTACAACCAACGCCACGACGACCGCGTGAAGTGGACTCGTTCGTACTACGTCGGAACAGCGGGAAGTGCTTCGAAAGGCGCTGTCGAACGTTACATCGCTGAACAGGAAGGTAACGACACATGA
- a CDS encoding ATP-dependent DNA helicase produces MKTADLNGLPTGVPEFFDEEGVEELYPPQAEAVEAGVTDGESLVASIPTASGKTLIAELAMLSSVQRGGKALYIVPLRALASEKKAEFERFEQFGVDIGVSTGNYDSTSEWLATRDIIVATSEKVDSLVRNNASWISELTCVVADEVHLVDDRHRGPTLEVTLAKLRKINPGLQVVALSATVGNAEEVADWLDASLVRSDWRPIDLKTGVHYGNAINFDDGSQREVSVERGEKQTAALVADTLEEGGSSLVFVNSRRNAEAAAKRLADVSDAALTPEERDHLADLAAEIRDVSDTETSADLARTVAKGAAFHHAGLAPDHRSIVESAFRDRLIKVVSATPTLAAGVNTPSRRVVVRDWRRYDGEFGGMKPLNVLEVHQMMGRAGRPGRDPYGEAVLLAKNTDEMDELFERYLWADPEPVRSKLAAEPALRTHVLATIASGFANSREGLLEFLDRTLYATQTDDEGRLKQVTDSVLRYLEVNEFVERDGDTLRATGIGHTVSRLYLDPMSAAEIIDGLREWERKGGSAAETKPKETGDESGFVSASDLRRDEPEPESTGDAPKPTALGLYHLVSRTPDMYQLYLKSGDRSTYTELCYEREGEFLGNVPSEYDDVAFEDWLSALKTAKLLEDWSMEVDEDRITERYGVGPGDIRGKVDTAEWLLGAAEQLAGELDLGSNVAIRETKKRIEYGVREELLDLAGVRGIGRKRARRLYEAGVESRADLREVDKSVVLAALRGRRKTAETVLENVGRRDPSMDDVEADESAAPTEFTPAGGTASVSGGASRGGDGNDDQSSLGDFG; encoded by the coding sequence ATGAAGACAGCGGACCTGAACGGTCTGCCGACGGGCGTTCCCGAGTTCTTCGACGAGGAGGGCGTCGAGGAACTGTACCCGCCGCAGGCCGAAGCCGTCGAGGCGGGCGTCACCGACGGCGAGAGTCTCGTCGCCTCCATCCCCACCGCCTCGGGGAAGACGCTCATCGCCGAACTCGCGATGCTGTCGAGCGTCCAACGGGGAGGAAAAGCCCTCTACATCGTCCCGCTTCGGGCACTCGCCTCCGAGAAGAAGGCCGAGTTCGAGCGATTCGAGCAGTTCGGCGTCGACATCGGCGTCTCGACGGGCAACTACGACTCGACGAGCGAGTGGCTCGCGACTCGCGACATCATCGTCGCCACGAGCGAGAAAGTCGACTCGCTCGTCCGCAACAACGCCTCGTGGATATCGGAGCTCACCTGCGTCGTCGCCGACGAAGTCCACCTCGTCGACGACCGCCACCGGGGGCCGACGCTCGAAGTGACGCTCGCGAAGTTACGGAAAATCAACCCGGGCCTGCAGGTTGTCGCGCTCTCGGCGACCGTCGGTAACGCCGAGGAGGTCGCCGACTGGCTCGACGCGAGCCTCGTCCGCTCGGACTGGCGACCCATCGACCTGAAGACGGGCGTCCACTACGGCAACGCCATCAACTTCGACGACGGGAGTCAGCGCGAAGTCAGCGTCGAGCGCGGCGAGAAACAGACCGCCGCGCTCGTCGCCGATACCTTGGAAGAGGGCGGGTCTTCGCTCGTGTTCGTCAACTCCCGACGAAACGCCGAAGCCGCGGCGAAGCGCCTCGCCGACGTCTCCGACGCGGCACTCACCCCCGAAGAGCGCGACCACCTCGCCGACCTCGCCGCCGAGATTCGAGACGTCTCCGACACCGAGACGAGCGCGGATCTGGCGCGAACCGTCGCCAAAGGCGCGGCGTTTCATCATGCGGGACTCGCGCCCGACCACCGCTCCATCGTCGAGTCCGCGTTCCGCGACCGCCTCATCAAGGTCGTGAGTGCGACGCCGACGCTCGCCGCGGGCGTCAACACGCCGAGTCGCCGCGTCGTCGTCCGCGACTGGCGACGCTACGACGGCGAGTTCGGCGGGATGAAACCGCTGAACGTCCTCGAAGTCCACCAGATGATGGGCCGCGCCGGCCGACCCGGCCGCGACCCCTACGGCGAGGCCGTCCTCCTTGCGAAGAACACCGACGAGATGGACGAACTGTTCGAGCGCTATCTGTGGGCCGACCCCGAACCGGTCCGCTCGAAACTCGCCGCCGAACCCGCGCTACGGACGCACGTCCTCGCGACCATCGCTTCGGGCTTCGCCAACAGCCGAGAGGGTCTGCTCGAATTCCTCGACCGGACGCTGTACGCGACGCAGACCGACGACGAAGGGCGGTTGAAACAGGTGACCGACTCCGTACTCCGCTACTTGGAGGTCAACGAGTTCGTCGAACGCGACGGCGACACGTTGCGGGCGACCGGTATCGGCCACACTGTCTCGCGGCTCTACCTCGACCCGATGAGCGCTGCCGAGATCATCGACGGCCTGCGGGAGTGGGAGCGCAAAGGCGGGAGCGCAGCGGAGACGAAACCGAAGGAGACGGGCGACGAATCCGGCTTCGTCTCCGCGAGCGACCTGCGGCGCGACGAACCAGAACCGGAATCGACGGGCGACGCCCCGAAGCCGACGGCGCTCGGCCTCTATCACCTCGTCTCGCGCACGCCGGACATGTACCAGCTCTACCTCAAATCCGGCGATCGCTCGACGTACACGGAACTCTGCTACGAGCGCGAGGGCGAGTTCCTCGGGAACGTCCCCTCCGAGTACGACGACGTCGCCTTCGAGGACTGGCTGTCGGCGCTGAAGACGGCGAAACTGCTGGAGGACTGGTCGATGGAGGTCGACGAGGACCGCATCACCGAGCGCTACGGCGTCGGACCCGGCGATATTCGTGGAAAGGTCGATACCGCAGAGTGGCTGTTGGGTGCGGCCGAACAGCTCGCGGGTGAACTCGATTTGGGCTCGAACGTCGCCATCCGCGAGACGAAAAAGCGCATCGAGTACGGCGTCCGCGAGGAACTGCTCGACCTGGCGGGCGTCCGCGGCATCGGCCGAAAGCGCGCCCGCCGGCTGTACGAGGCGGGCGTCGAGAGTCGCGCCGACCTCCGCGAGGTGGACAAGTCCGTCGTCCTCGCGGCGCTGCGCGGGCGACGGAAGACCGCCGAGACCGTGCTCGAAAACGTCGGCCGACGCGACCCCTCGATGGACGACGTTGAGGCCGACGAGTCGGCCGCACCCACCGAGTTCACCCCCGCGGGCGGAACCGCCTCGGTATCGGGTGGCGCGAGTAGGGGAGGCGACGGCAACGACGACCAGTCGAGCCTCGGTGATTTCGGATGA